One Dreissena polymorpha isolate Duluth1 chromosome 9, UMN_Dpol_1.0, whole genome shotgun sequence genomic window carries:
- the LOC127845803 gene encoding E3 ubiquitin-protein ligase MYLIP-A-like encodes MLSFKIETFIKETWISVKKRAFGQEILDQTLIQLNLQHAVNLFGIRVRTSRGRCKWLHLRNTISVEFKNYTALTLRVKFYIQPQQLDVNTRKYLYRQLLQDLRDGTLKPSSQEQAIQLVTLIAQAHHGPGSERNTIADSIFETYCKMLTPETEVSEDVLQRIMGFCKKMSGLSKRQAQMKLLELASTLPLYGFERHVTGNTLGIIALLIGSSGLKIEYDRHERNLSIPFSEMMSISQDGGKVDINTCQVGQSPRCLRVRMCDKDQANAAYRSLGEMKTFYHDDEVPASVRDMTEQSFIGKKYVFDVTATLRQIEDYAQRSHNTMRIVREVVDSFSRGTF; translated from the exons atgctgTCGTTTAAGATAGAAACGTTTATCAAAGAAACGTGGATTTCTGTGAAGAAGAGGGCCTTTGGGCAGGAAATACTTGACCAG ACTCTAATCCAGCTGAATCTACAACATGCTGTTAATTTGTTTGGAATAAGAGTACGCACCTCTAGAGGCCGATGCAAATGGCTCCATCTTAGAAACACGATTAGTGTAGAATTTAAGAATTATACCGCTCTGACCCTGAGAGTAAAGTTCTACATACAACCTCAGCAGCTCGATGTTAATACAAG GAAATACCTCTACAGACAGTTGCTTCAAGACCTTCGAGATGGCACACTTAAGCCATCGTCACAGGAACAAGCTATCCAACTGGTCACTCTCATTGCGCAGGCGCACCATGGACCCGGCAGCGAAAGAAACACAATTGCTGACAGCATTTTTGAAACATATTGTAAAATGCTGACGCCTGAAACGGAAGTATCCGAAGATGTTTTACAAAGGATAATGGGGTTTTGCAAGAAAATGTCAGGACTGAGTAAACGACAGGCGCAGATGAAATTACTTGAGTTAGCTTCCACTTTGCCATTGTATGGATTCGAGCGGCATGTGACTGGAAACACGTTAGGAATAATTGCATTGCTGATCGGTTCTTCAGGCCTGAAGATTGAATACGACAGGCACGAGCGCAATTTAAG CATCCCTTTTTCTGAGATGATGAGCATTAGTCAAGATGGAGGCAAAGTTGATATTAACACTTGCCAGGTTGGACAATCGCCACGTTGTTTGAGAGTACGCATGTGCGATAAAGATCAAGCAAACGCCGCCTACAGAAGTCTGGGGGAAATGAAGACATTTTATCATGACGACGAAGTGCCTGCGAGCGTGAGAGATATGACAGAGCAGTCATTCATAG GAAAGAAATACGTCTTCGACGTCACCGCGACGTTACGTCAGATAGAGGACTATGCTCAACGTTCACATAACACCATGCGAATTGTCAGGGAAGTCGTAGATTCGTTTTCACGGGGCACATTTTAA